The proteins below are encoded in one region of Aeromonas jandaei:
- a CDS encoding GNAT family N-acetyltransferase, with protein MTLPRLANANIVIRPFEPADVDEFVRAAHESIETVGKWMSWCSRSFTRESALEWFASCDQDCAAGRAFDMGIFCATTGQLLGGAGINQLSPHHRYGNIGYWVRQSRQGCGIARQAVALLRDFGFQQLGLFRLEIVMGVGNTASEAVAIAAGAAFECRARNRIFLHGQPMGAHIDAPAPICSKVGHACRLA; from the coding sequence ATGACTCTCCCGCGCCTTGCCAATGCCAATATCGTGATCCGCCCGTTCGAACCGGCTGATGTAGACGAGTTTGTCCGCGCGGCCCACGAATCGATCGAGACGGTCGGCAAATGGATGAGCTGGTGCTCCCGTTCATTTACCCGGGAAAGTGCACTGGAGTGGTTTGCCAGCTGCGATCAGGATTGTGCAGCGGGACGCGCCTTTGACATGGGCATCTTCTGCGCCACCACCGGCCAACTGCTGGGTGGCGCAGGAATCAACCAGCTGTCGCCCCATCATCGTTACGGCAATATCGGCTATTGGGTACGCCAATCCCGCCAAGGATGCGGTATCGCCCGACAGGCTGTCGCCCTGCTCCGTGACTTTGGTTTTCAGCAGTTGGGACTATTTCGGCTGGAGATCGTGATGGGGGTTGGCAACACCGCCAGCGAAGCTGTTGCCATCGCTGCCGGGGCCGCCTTTGAGTGTCGGGCAAGGAACCGTATCTTCCTACATGGCCAGCCTATGGGTGCACATATCGACGCCCCTGCTCCAATCTGTAGCAAGGTAGGCCATGCATGCCGGTTGGCCTGA
- the thiE gene encoding thiamine phosphate synthase, producing MSSASGAVSPADLLPVTDPRPVVWTIAGSDSGGGAGIQADLHTLHDLGVHGCSVISAITAQNSVAVKMVDPVLMQTFTAQIDALGVDLPPAAIKIGLLPTRLHVEVLARRLATIEAPFVVYDPVAIASTGTPMAEPNMLEAVREQLLPRLSLITPNGPELEALTGLPASSPELVRLAAQRLRELGARAVLVKGGHLGWSGELCLDYYQDETREFWLAAPRLNTRHGHGTGCCYASAIAAVVAQDYPVEDAITLARAYLQQGLAAAQGVGAGPGPIAHLGWPADLAHFPRAVLAGSELDRRFGLYETSSARLPDGPFAATEHHLGLYPVVDSVKWLRRLLGQGVKTIQLRIKNLPAAQVAPAIRDALALGRRHGARLFINDYWQQAIEAGAWGVHLGQEDMETADLAAIQAAGLRLGISTHGYFELMRARELAPSYIALGHIFPTNTKAMPSRPQGLVRLHRYRALMAEWPTVAIGGISEERVAAVKASGVGSIALVSAITASDDWQGATERLLAAVGAGDEPRSAQLMTDMQEAVHAL from the coding sequence GTGAGCAGCGCAAGCGGGGCTGTCAGCCCCGCCGATCTGCTGCCTGTGACGGACCCCCGCCCAGTTGTCTGGACCATCGCCGGTTCCGACTCCGGCGGCGGTGCTGGTATTCAGGCCGACTTGCACACATTGCACGATCTTGGCGTGCACGGCTGCTCGGTCATCTCCGCCATCACAGCCCAGAACTCGGTGGCGGTGAAGATGGTCGACCCCGTGCTGATGCAGACCTTCACCGCCCAGATCGACGCCCTCGGCGTCGATCTGCCGCCCGCCGCCATCAAGATCGGCCTGCTGCCGACCCGGCTTCACGTCGAGGTGCTGGCCCGTCGACTGGCAACCATCGAGGCTCCCTTCGTGGTCTACGACCCGGTGGCCATTGCCAGCACCGGCACCCCGATGGCGGAGCCCAATATGCTGGAAGCGGTGCGCGAACAGCTGTTGCCGCGCCTCTCCTTGATCACCCCCAACGGCCCCGAACTGGAGGCCCTGACCGGCTTGCCGGCCAGCAGCCCAGAACTGGTGCGCCTTGCCGCCCAGCGGCTGCGCGAACTGGGCGCCCGCGCCGTGCTGGTCAAGGGCGGCCATCTGGGTTGGAGTGGTGAGCTCTGCCTCGACTACTACCAGGATGAGACCCGCGAATTCTGGCTCGCCGCGCCGCGTCTGAATACCCGCCACGGCCATGGCACCGGCTGCTGTTACGCCAGCGCCATCGCCGCCGTGGTGGCGCAGGATTATCCGGTGGAAGATGCCATTACCCTCGCTCGAGCCTACCTGCAACAGGGGCTGGCGGCGGCGCAGGGAGTGGGCGCAGGCCCGGGGCCCATCGCCCATCTCGGCTGGCCCGCCGATCTGGCTCACTTCCCCCGCGCCGTATTGGCGGGATCAGAGCTCGATCGCCGCTTCGGACTTTATGAGACAAGCAGCGCCCGCCTGCCGGATGGCCCTTTTGCCGCAACCGAACACCACCTCGGCCTCTATCCGGTGGTGGACTCGGTCAAGTGGCTGCGCCGCCTGCTGGGGCAGGGGGTCAAGACCATCCAGCTGCGGATCAAGAATCTGCCCGCCGCTCAGGTAGCACCGGCCATTCGCGATGCGTTAGCGCTCGGTCGCCGCCATGGGGCGCGACTCTTTATCAACGACTACTGGCAGCAGGCCATCGAGGCGGGCGCCTGGGGCGTGCATTTGGGGCAGGAGGATATGGAGACCGCCGATCTCGCCGCCATTCAGGCGGCCGGGCTGCGCCTTGGCATCTCCACCCACGGCTACTTCGAGCTGATGCGGGCCCGCGAGCTGGCCCCCTCCTATATCGCGCTGGGTCATATCTTCCCGACCAATACCAAGGCGATGCCTTCGCGCCCGCAGGGGCTGGTGCGGCTGCATCGCTACCGCGCCCTGATGGCGGAGTGGCCCACGGTGGCCATCGGCGGCATCAGCGAGGAGCGGGTGGCGGCGGTCAAGGCAAGCGGAGTCGGCAGCATCGCGCTGGTCTCGGCCATCACGGCCAGCGACGACTGGCAGGGGGCGACCGAGCGGCTGCTTGCTGCCGTGGGGGCAGGGGATGAGCCACGCTCGGCGCAGCTTATGACCGACATGCAGGAGGCTGTCCATGCTCTCTGA
- a CDS encoding HesA/MoeB/ThiF family protein produces MLSDAEYLRYGRQLMLAEVGEEGQARLKDKSVLIVGLGGLGSPLALYLAGAGVGTFWLADGDTVDSSNLPRQILFDSEAVNHSKAELARERLAAHNPLVELIAINQRLDAASLPEFVAEVDLVIDCCDNLATRQAINAACVVQGKPWISAAAVGWQGQLMVRTSSDHACYACLYPLDTKLAQSCETSGVTGPLVGVMGSLQALEALKLLLGMPSPVAGTLRRFDALTHQWQTLTLAPDPDCPVCGQCRCPTHDKEITP; encoded by the coding sequence ATGCTCTCTGATGCTGAGTATTTACGATACGGCCGCCAGCTGATGCTGGCGGAAGTGGGTGAAGAAGGGCAGGCACGGCTCAAGGATAAATCCGTGCTGATCGTCGGCCTTGGCGGGCTCGGCTCGCCGCTCGCCCTCTATCTGGCCGGGGCCGGGGTGGGCACCTTTTGGCTGGCCGATGGGGATACCGTCGATTCCAGCAACTTGCCGCGCCAGATCCTGTTCGATAGCGAGGCGGTCAACCACTCCAAGGCGGAGCTGGCCCGCGAGCGCTTGGCTGCCCACAACCCGCTGGTGGAGCTGATTGCCATCAACCAGCGGCTCGATGCCGCCAGCCTGCCGGAGTTTGTGGCCGAGGTAGATCTGGTGATCGACTGCTGCGACAACCTCGCCACCCGCCAGGCCATCAACGCCGCCTGCGTGGTTCAGGGCAAGCCTTGGATCTCCGCCGCCGCAGTGGGGTGGCAGGGGCAGTTGATGGTGCGAACCAGCAGTGATCACGCCTGCTACGCCTGCCTCTATCCGCTGGATACCAAGCTCGCCCAGAGCTGCGAGACCAGCGGCGTCACCGGCCCGCTGGTCGGGGTGATGGGCTCTTTGCAGGCGCTGGAGGCGCTGAAACTGCTGCTCGGGATGCCGAGCCCGGTCGCTGGCACATTGCGCCGCTTCGATGCTTTGACCCATCAGTGGCAGACCCTCACTCTGGCCCCCGATCCCGATTGCCCGGTTTGCGGGCAGTGCCGATGCCCGACACACGATAAGGAGATCACCCCATGA
- the thiS gene encoding sulfur carrier protein ThiS, giving the protein MTLTIRLNDKAQPLAAGQSVADLLAAQDVNPQGVAVALNGAVLPRGRWAETRLNDGDELHLFTAIAGG; this is encoded by the coding sequence ATGACCCTCACCATTCGACTCAACGATAAAGCCCAGCCGCTGGCGGCAGGGCAGAGCGTGGCCGACCTGCTGGCGGCGCAAGACGTTAATCCACAGGGGGTGGCGGTGGCCCTCAACGGCGCCGTGCTGCCCCGTGGCCGCTGGGCCGAGACCCGTCTCAATGACGGGGACGAACTTCACCTCTTCACTGCCATTGCGGGAGGCTGA
- a CDS encoding DUF6968 family protein yields the protein MKNAIVKARFEAVSLEGEQLTLKIAIKAPEPDPRSAGGDWRCKVKLAGLSDKTFIYGIDSLQALSLAIKFVETELRAFSDAGWQFYLPGCPDHPIDMSACYFPAL from the coding sequence ATGAAGAATGCCATCGTCAAAGCCCGTTTCGAGGCGGTCAGCCTCGAAGGGGAACAGCTCACCCTCAAGATCGCCATCAAGGCCCCCGAGCCGGATCCACGCTCGGCTGGCGGTGACTGGCGCTGCAAGGTGAAGCTGGCGGGGCTGAGCGACAAGACCTTTATCTACGGTATCGACAGCCTGCAGGCCCTGAGCCTCGCCATCAAGTTTGTCGAGACCGAGCTGCGCGCCTTCTCCGATGCGGGCTGGCAGTTCTATCTGCCGGGCTGCCCCGATCACCCCATCGACATGAGCGCCTGCTACTTCCCGGCGCTCTAG
- a CDS encoding amino acid permease: MSVSIAEKSNPVSKLKWEKSDSVWTMGLYATAVGAGTLFLPITVGSNSPVILLFILLLAFPLSYYSHRALSRFVLSSSHKEGDITHVVEEHFGARAGKLLMLVYLTAFYPIILVYSISITNAIQSFVVHQLGDAEIPRGLLVLGVMLGLHLVLLAGKQIVVSAISMLALPMVAFLIGLSIYLLPQWSLSYFSESQAVDWRDPAFWKSLWLIVPVMVFSFSHAPIISSFSAAQKKRCQESADLRAKRIIKCSSLLICGSVLFFVVSCVMSLSQAEMAQARIDNISVLSALANKFSNPLIAYVGPLIAILAMSKSFLGTSMGVSEGTVSMVSGACQGLGLSLREATIARVSSVILFVVTGVITYLNPNVLEIIEKVSGPLIAVILFLLPACSIYRLPALKRYRGASTLFVLVIGLLAISALIYDLL; encoded by the coding sequence ATGAGTGTTTCTATTGCTGAAAAGAGTAACCCGGTTTCAAAATTGAAATGGGAGAAAAGTGATTCGGTATGGACCATGGGCTTATATGCCACTGCGGTCGGTGCCGGTACGCTATTTCTCCCAATTACCGTCGGCAGTAATTCGCCGGTTATTTTATTGTTTATTTTGCTGCTCGCATTTCCGCTCTCTTATTATTCCCATCGGGCGTTGAGCCGCTTTGTGCTCTCCAGCTCCCACAAGGAGGGGGATATCACCCATGTGGTGGAGGAGCACTTCGGGGCGCGGGCGGGCAAGCTGCTGATGCTGGTCTATCTGACTGCCTTCTACCCCATCATTCTGGTCTACAGCATCTCCATCACCAACGCGATCCAGAGCTTTGTGGTGCACCAGCTAGGGGATGCCGAGATCCCGCGCGGTCTGCTGGTGCTGGGGGTGATGCTGGGTCTGCATCTGGTGCTGCTGGCGGGCAAGCAGATCGTGGTGTCGGCCATCAGCATGCTGGCGCTGCCCATGGTCGCCTTTCTGATCGGCCTCTCCATCTATCTGCTGCCCCAGTGGAGCCTCTCCTACTTCAGCGAGAGTCAGGCGGTGGACTGGCGTGATCCGGCGTTCTGGAAATCCCTCTGGCTGATCGTGCCGGTGATGGTGTTTTCGTTCAGCCATGCGCCCATCATCTCCTCCTTCAGTGCGGCGCAGAAGAAGCGCTGTCAGGAGAGCGCCGACCTGCGCGCCAAGCGGATCATCAAGTGCAGCAGCCTGCTGATTTGCGGCAGCGTGCTCTTCTTCGTGGTGAGCTGCGTGATGAGCCTGAGTCAGGCCGAGATGGCGCAGGCGCGCATCGACAATATCTCGGTGCTGTCGGCGCTGGCGAACAAGTTCTCCAATCCGCTGATCGCTTATGTGGGGCCGCTTATCGCCATTCTGGCCATGTCCAAATCCTTCCTCGGCACCTCCATGGGGGTGAGCGAGGGGACGGTGAGCATGGTGAGCGGTGCCTGTCAGGGGCTGGGACTTTCCCTGCGTGAAGCGACCATCGCGCGGGTCTCGTCGGTGATCCTGTTCGTGGTGACCGGGGTGATTACCTACCTCAATCCGAACGTGCTGGAGATCATCGAGAAGGTGAGCGGGCCGCTCATCGCGGTGATCCTGTTCCTGCTGCCGGCCTGCTCCATCTATCGTCTGCCTGCCCTCAAGCGTTATCGCGGGGCGAGTACCCTCTTCGTGCTGGTGATCGGGCTGCTGGCCATCTCGGCCCTTATCTACGATCTGCTGTAA
- a CDS encoding Vat family streptogramin A O-acetyltransferase, whose product MHGPDPANPHPMNGFPQVCFIKNTIKGPNIEVGDYTYYDDPEDSAGFERNILYHFPFIGDRLIIGKFCAIARGVKFIMNGANHQTSGFSTYPFFIFGNGWESAAPAPGSLPYKGDTVIGNDVWIGYDALIMPGVKVGNGAIIAARSVVTGDVPAYAVVGGNPAKVIRYRFDDDTIARLNAIAWWDWPVEQISRNLPLISGGEIAALEAATP is encoded by the coding sequence ATGCACGGACCCGATCCCGCCAATCCCCACCCCATGAACGGCTTCCCCCAGGTGTGCTTTATCAAGAACACCATCAAGGGGCCCAATATCGAGGTGGGTGACTACACATATTACGACGACCCGGAGGATTCGGCGGGCTTCGAGCGCAACATCCTCTACCACTTCCCCTTCATCGGCGACCGGCTCATCATCGGCAAATTCTGCGCCATCGCCCGCGGGGTGAAGTTCATCATGAACGGCGCCAACCACCAGACCTCCGGCTTCTCCACCTACCCCTTCTTTATCTTCGGCAACGGCTGGGAGAGCGCCGCCCCCGCCCCGGGCAGCCTCCCTTACAAGGGCGATACCGTCATCGGCAACGATGTCTGGATTGGCTATGACGCCCTGATCATGCCGGGAGTAAAGGTCGGCAACGGCGCCATTATCGCCGCCCGCTCCGTGGTCACCGGAGACGTGCCCGCCTACGCCGTGGTCGGCGGCAATCCCGCCAAGGTGATCCGCTACCGCTTCGACGACGACACCATCGCCCGTCTCAACGCCATCGCCTGGTGGGACTGGCCGGTGGAGCAGATCAGCCGCAACCTGCCGCTTATCAGCGGCGGCGAGATAGCCGCGCTGGAAGCGGCAACCCCATAG
- a CDS encoding GNAT family N-acetyltransferase — translation MQLTPPQPPQDDEIEALRIGLSGFNTGHAGTHLRERIASFIKDEEGKVHGGIIADIKWGWLHVDWLWIDESIRRDGWGGRLLGAMEQYAQSKGISNYHLETTSFQALPFYQKQGYEVFGQLPDMPPGHISYFLKKQDK, via the coding sequence ATGCAACTCACCCCACCCCAACCGCCTCAGGATGATGAGATCGAAGCGCTGCGCATTGGTCTCTCGGGCTTCAACACGGGTCACGCCGGCACCCATCTGCGCGAGCGGATCGCCAGCTTTATCAAGGATGAAGAGGGCAAGGTACACGGCGGCATCATCGCCGACATCAAGTGGGGCTGGCTGCACGTCGACTGGCTCTGGATCGACGAAAGCATCCGCCGCGATGGCTGGGGTGGCCGCCTGCTGGGCGCCATGGAGCAGTACGCCCAAAGCAAGGGCATTAGCAACTACCATCTGGAAACCACCAGTTTTCAGGCTCTTCCCTTCTACCAGAAGCAGGGTTACGAAGTCTTTGGCCAGCTGCCCGATATGCCGCCGGGGCATATCAGTTACTTTCTGAAAAAGCAGGATAAGTGA
- the thiC gene encoding phosphomethylpyrimidine synthase ThiC, with the protein MSTSVSDTTKSSRREQRSSAQAFIDSLKGMAHPNSRRIFIEGSRADIRVPLREIQLADTFVGGTKENPQFEPNEPVPVYDTSGRYGEEGVAIDVRRGLPRLRENWVLERDDTDELPGLSSTFTQERLADEGLDHLRFEHLPKPRRAKPGRRVTQLHYARAGIVTPEMEFIAIRENMGRERVRSELLRTQHPGRDFGARLPQNITPEFVRDEVAAGRAIIPSNINHPEAEPMIIGRNFLVKINANIGNSAVTSSIEEEVEKLVWSTRWGADTVMDLSTGRYIHETREWILRNSPVPIGTVPIYQALEKTNGIAEELTWELFRDTLLEQAEQGVDYFTIHAGVLLRFVPMTAKRLTGIVSRGGSIMAKWCLSHHKENFLYQHFREICEICAAYDVALSLGDGLRPGSVYDANDEAQFAELRTLGELTKIAWEYDVQVMIEGPGHVPMHMIERNMTEQLEHCHEAPFYTLGPLTTDIAPGYDHFTSGIGAALIGWYGCAMLCYVTPKEHLGLPNKEDVKQGLITYKIAAHAADLAKGHPGAQIRDNAMSKARFEFRWEDQFNLALDPDTARAYHDETLPQESGKVAHFCSMCGPKFCSMKITQDVRDYAAKLEAVEIKLVGMDGQQEQVVAQVESGMARMAETFKETGGEIYHQAAALKQAAGEEA; encoded by the coding sequence ATGTCTACTTCCGTATCTGATACCACCAAATCCAGCCGCCGCGAGCAGCGATCCAGCGCTCAGGCCTTTATCGACAGCCTCAAGGGGATGGCTCACCCCAACTCCCGCCGCATCTTTATCGAAGGCTCCCGCGCCGATATCCGGGTGCCCCTGCGTGAGATCCAGCTGGCCGACACCTTCGTCGGCGGCACCAAAGAAAATCCCCAATTCGAGCCCAACGAGCCGGTGCCGGTCTATGACACCTCGGGCCGTTACGGGGAGGAAGGGGTCGCCATCGACGTGCGCCGCGGCCTGCCGCGCCTGCGGGAGAACTGGGTGCTGGAGCGGGATGATACCGACGAACTGCCGGGCCTCAGCTCCACCTTCACTCAGGAGCGGCTGGCCGACGAGGGGCTGGATCACCTGCGCTTCGAGCATCTGCCAAAGCCGCGCCGCGCCAAGCCGGGTCGCCGGGTCACCCAGCTCCACTACGCCCGCGCCGGCATCGTCACCCCCGAGATGGAATTTATCGCCATTCGCGAAAACATGGGCCGCGAGCGGGTGCGCTCCGAGCTCCTGCGCACCCAGCATCCAGGCCGCGATTTTGGTGCCCGTTTGCCCCAGAACATCACCCCCGAGTTTGTGCGCGATGAGGTGGCCGCCGGTCGCGCCATCATCCCCAGCAACATCAACCACCCGGAAGCTGAGCCCATGATCATCGGCCGCAATTTTCTGGTGAAGATCAACGCCAACATCGGCAACTCGGCGGTCACCTCCAGCATCGAAGAGGAAGTCGAAAAGCTGGTCTGGTCGACCCGCTGGGGCGCCGACACCGTCATGGATCTCTCCACCGGCCGCTACATCCACGAGACCCGCGAGTGGATCCTGCGCAACAGCCCGGTGCCCATCGGTACCGTGCCCATCTATCAGGCGCTGGAGAAGACCAACGGCATCGCCGAAGAGCTCACCTGGGAGCTGTTCCGCGACACTCTGCTGGAGCAGGCCGAGCAGGGGGTGGACTACTTCACCATCCACGCTGGCGTCCTGCTGCGCTTCGTGCCGATGACCGCCAAGCGCCTCACCGGCATCGTTTCGCGCGGCGGCAGCATCATGGCCAAGTGGTGTCTCTCCCACCATAAAGAGAACTTCCTCTATCAGCACTTCCGCGAAATCTGCGAGATCTGCGCCGCCTATGACGTGGCCCTGTCGCTGGGCGATGGTCTGCGTCCGGGCTCCGTCTATGACGCCAACGACGAGGCCCAGTTCGCCGAGCTGCGCACCCTGGGCGAGCTCACCAAAATTGCGTGGGAGTACGACGTACAGGTGATGATCGAGGGGCCGGGTCACGTGCCGATGCACATGATCGAGCGCAACATGACCGAACAGCTGGAGCATTGCCACGAGGCGCCCTTCTACACGCTGGGCCCGCTCACCACCGACATCGCGCCGGGTTACGATCACTTCACCTCCGGCATCGGCGCCGCGCTCATCGGCTGGTACGGCTGCGCCATGCTCTGCTACGTGACTCCCAAGGAGCATCTGGGGCTGCCCAACAAGGAGGATGTGAAGCAGGGGCTGATTACCTACAAGATCGCCGCCCACGCCGCCGATCTGGCCAAGGGGCATCCGGGTGCCCAGATCCGCGACAACGCCATGTCCAAGGCGCGCTTCGAGTTTCGCTGGGAGGATCAGTTCAATCTGGCGCTGGATCCCGATACCGCCCGTGCCTACCACGACGAGACCCTGCCGCAGGAGTCCGGCAAGGTGGCTCACTTCTGCTCCATGTGCGGGCCCAAGTTCTGCTCCATGAAGATCACTCAGGACGTGCGCGACTACGCGGCCAAGCTTGAGGCGGTAGAAATCAAGCTGGTCGGCATGGATGGTCAGCAGGAGCAGGTAGTGGCTCAGGTGGAGAGCGGCATGGCCCGCATGGCCGAGACCTTCAAGGAGACCGGCGGCGAGATCTACCATCAGGCGGCGGCGCTGAAACAGGCCGCAGGGGAGGAGGCGTGA
- a CDS encoding GGDEF domain-containing protein, translating into MTLSVLQLYEVMAQLPDPVFILSEDGYYVEYIGGMEHQSYQDGNPLAGKRLLDVLPEAMSLWVMAQVALALNSGLVRVVEYELAASEVGGINAGVGPQGVQRFEGKIAPLPSLYDGKRAVAWVTRNITRQFELQQRLQRQSETDQLTGLHNRRYFFEHCQQVRGSEAPCGLLMLDIDHFKQINDRFGHQQGDLALQRFATCVDGRLRADDLFVRSGGEEFAILLPRLDEAALLQMAEQIRAAVEALPAEPVGMTVSLGATLVAPGEDINVALARADEWLYEAKRTGRNRVGYGPAPAGN; encoded by the coding sequence ATGACACTGTCGGTATTGCAGCTTTACGAGGTGATGGCCCAGTTGCCCGACCCGGTCTTTATCCTGAGTGAAGATGGTTATTACGTGGAATACATAGGGGGCATGGAGCACCAATCCTATCAGGACGGCAATCCGCTGGCTGGCAAGCGGCTGCTGGATGTGCTGCCGGAGGCGATGTCCCTCTGGGTGATGGCGCAGGTCGCACTGGCGCTCAACAGCGGTCTGGTGCGGGTGGTGGAGTATGAGTTGGCGGCCAGCGAGGTGGGTGGCATCAACGCCGGTGTCGGGCCGCAAGGCGTACAGCGCTTTGAGGGCAAGATTGCACCGCTCCCCTCCCTCTATGACGGCAAGCGGGCGGTCGCCTGGGTGACCCGCAATATCACCCGCCAGTTCGAGTTGCAGCAGCGCCTGCAGCGCCAGAGCGAGACCGACCAGCTGACCGGCCTCCATAACCGCCGTTACTTCTTCGAACATTGCCAGCAGGTGAGAGGCAGCGAGGCCCCCTGCGGCCTGCTTATGCTCGACATCGATCACTTCAAGCAGATCAACGACCGCTTCGGCCATCAGCAGGGGGATCTGGCACTGCAGCGCTTTGCCACCTGCGTCGATGGCCGGCTGCGGGCAGACGATCTCTTTGTACGCAGCGGTGGCGAGGAGTTCGCGATCCTGCTGCCACGGCTTGATGAGGCCGCTTTGCTGCAGATGGCCGAGCAGATCCGCGCCGCGGTCGAGGCGCTGCCTGCCGAACCGGTCGGTATGACGGTCAGTCTGGGGGCCACGCTGGTGGCGCCGGGTGAGGATATCAATGTGGCGCTAGCCCGTGCCGACGAGTGGCTCTACGAGGCCAAGCGGACGGGGCGCAATCGGGTAGGATATGGCCCGGCACCGGCCGGAAATTAA
- a CDS encoding thiazole synthase, with the protein MLTIADHTFSSRLFTGTGKFARPDLMAAAIEASGSQLVTMAIKRLEPGKAHDDILSPLLQLGVKLLPNTSGAKTAAEAVFAAHLAREALGTNWLKLEIHPDPRYLLPDPIETLKAAEQLVKEGFVVLPYCGADPVLCKRLEEVGCAAVMPLGAPIGSNQGLVTREFLAIIVEQANVPVVVDAGIGAPSHAAAAFELGADAVLVNTAIAVSGDPVAMGRAFALACTAGRSAYEAGLGARALQAQASSPLTDFLGAL; encoded by the coding sequence ATGTTGACAATTGCCGATCACACCTTCTCATCGCGCCTCTTTACCGGCACCGGCAAGTTTGCCCGCCCGGATCTGATGGCCGCCGCCATTGAGGCGAGCGGTTCCCAGCTGGTCACCATGGCCATCAAGCGGCTCGAACCCGGCAAGGCCCACGACGATATCCTGAGCCCCTTGCTGCAACTCGGGGTCAAGCTGCTGCCCAACACCTCCGGCGCCAAGACTGCCGCCGAGGCGGTATTTGCCGCCCATCTTGCCCGCGAGGCGCTGGGGACGAACTGGCTGAAGCTGGAGATCCACCCCGATCCGCGCTACCTCTTGCCCGATCCCATCGAGACGCTGAAAGCCGCCGAGCAATTGGTGAAAGAGGGCTTTGTGGTGCTGCCCTACTGTGGCGCCGACCCCGTGCTCTGCAAACGGCTCGAAGAGGTGGGCTGCGCCGCCGTGATGCCGCTCGGCGCCCCCATCGGTTCCAATCAGGGGCTGGTGACCCGGGAGTTTCTCGCCATCATCGTCGAGCAGGCCAATGTGCCCGTGGTGGTGGATGCGGGCATAGGTGCGCCGAGCCACGCCGCCGCCGCCTTTGAACTGGGCGCCGACGCCGTGCTGGTCAACACCGCCATCGCCGTCAGCGGCGACCCGGTCGCCATGGGCCGCGCCTTTGCACTGGCCTGCACTGCCGGTCGCAGCGCCTATGAAGCTGGCCTTGGCGCCCGCGCCCTGCAGGCCCAAGCCTCCAGCCCGCTCACCGATTTTCTGGGGGCGTTATGA
- the thiH gene encoding 2-iminoacetate synthase ThiH, which produces MGGRAKEPSFIDRWHELDWDDIGMQIRAKTAADVARALSAPRRTLSDFMALISPAAEAYLPQMAAEAERLTRQRFGNTIGFYVPLYLSNLCANDCTYCGFSMSNRLKRKTLNAEEIERECLAIKALGFDSVLLVTGEHEHKVGLAYFREVMPIIRRHFCTVGMEVQPLSQAEYAELKTLGLDAVMVYQETYHAPTYARHHLRGNKRDIAWRLATPDRLGRAGIDKIGLGALIGLSSDWRADSYFVAEHLSWLERHHWQSRYSLSFPRLRPCTGALEPAVVMSDRQLAQLICAWRLFSPTLDLSLSTRESATFRNGAVRLGITQMSAESRTQPGGYAEGGAEELEQFAIHDDRPVGEVAAAVRQAGLQPVFKDWEPFLGR; this is translated from the coding sequence TTGGGGGGGAGGGCTAAGGAGCCTTCCTTTATCGACCGCTGGCATGAGCTGGATTGGGACGATATCGGCATGCAGATCCGTGCCAAGACGGCCGCCGATGTGGCCCGCGCCCTGAGCGCACCACGCCGCACCCTGAGCGATTTTATGGCGCTGATCTCCCCAGCCGCCGAGGCGTATCTGCCACAGATGGCAGCCGAGGCCGAGCGGCTCACCCGCCAGCGTTTTGGCAACACCATCGGCTTCTATGTGCCGCTCTATCTGTCGAACCTCTGTGCCAACGACTGCACCTACTGCGGCTTCTCCATGAGCAACCGCCTCAAGCGCAAGACCTTGAATGCAGAGGAGATAGAGCGCGAGTGTCTGGCCATCAAGGCGCTCGGTTTCGACAGCGTGCTGCTGGTGACCGGCGAGCACGAGCACAAGGTGGGGCTCGCCTATTTTCGCGAGGTGATGCCCATCATCCGCCGCCACTTCTGCACTGTTGGGATGGAGGTGCAGCCCCTCTCGCAAGCCGAATATGCCGAGCTGAAAACCCTCGGCCTCGATGCCGTCATGGTCTATCAGGAGACCTACCACGCCCCCACCTACGCCCGCCACCATCTGCGCGGCAACAAGCGGGACATCGCATGGCGCCTCGCCACCCCGGATCGGCTCGGCCGCGCCGGTATCGACAAAATCGGGCTGGGGGCGCTGATCGGCCTCTCCTCGGACTGGCGCGCCGACAGCTACTTTGTCGCCGAGCACCTGAGCTGGCTTGAGCGCCACCACTGGCAGAGCCGCTACTCGCTCTCCTTCCCGCGCCTGCGCCCCTGCACCGGCGCTCTGGAGCCTGCCGTGGTCATGTCTGATCGCCAGCTGGCCCAGCTTATCTGCGCCTGGCGCCTCTTCTCGCCCACGCTGGACTTGTCGCTATCGACTCGCGAGTCCGCCACCTTTCGCAACGGCGCGGTGCGCCTTGGCATCACCCAGATGTCGGCCGAGTCGCGCACCCAGCCGGGAGGCTATGCCGAGGGGGGGGCGGAGGAGCTGGAGCAGTTCGCCATCCACGACGACCGCCCGGTGGGGGAAGTGGCCGCCGCCGTGCGACAGGCCGGGTTGCAGCCGGTGTTCAAAGACTGGGAGCCGTTTTTGGGCCGTTAA